A genome region from Micromonospora peucetia includes the following:
- a CDS encoding M48 family metalloprotease gives MTGPGAGPGTPPDRLGWLYTLVLASLISVGISAGGLYFHADRSLARPWAVAVDVCTRVHPAEQSAARERCLAGQFGRRGAVMATGAGIALGGAVVLVLVLPLTDRRRLRRRLTLPGAQERFVELCDRNRLVGRHRPRLVVAAPPVRQAYTTGGVLGRPTVVLPAAVAVAHADPARFDPVVEHELAHVLARDVAWASAVRGLIWLPVPAVLAAGLLEVAFFGLNATYLAALGRTALIAVVAALLAAGLLRRREREADRYAADAGHTEHLVALLGTGTARPTRRSWLLARHPAPAVRAAALGRPADPPGGWTHGLAVGAVAMLAMSSAAALVGDLFLTGQATVGPPVAVCVGSVLLNLGLLPTLLRRATAGAGGWWRPVLGVATGFAGAAFIATALPVPGSSGVTARADVSVAMLVAALAGALAAAVAGLCVLLARLVVALRPGPAGWRSATYLVAVAAGVAVLWPLPALASVPTDGQAARDWLVFALPRTGWPLLALLVPVLVGLLLREGHRRPASQRDRGIVAAVLIAVLIGAGAAIWRTELFPPDTLAEANRMAQQRWLLCALTGWAVLVVLAFGRHAGVGRALTAGWLAGTAAALSQYLHALLTGRADGLGTVEAHLLAPLVWLGYLVAFTLPFLVSRPPVPGPDPSSSDRHRSAVPAVAMLAAALAVAVLGPGIPGVYAPVPAAPNGAAAPSAVPAVPPVPDATPGPARPGPGRLLTRAEARRAAGAVRAVLPRGWRVPPDRADSGSSRIDPSACRPLAMDSYLDRLGKAERVRERIRYATVPGPTATASTELVVEIRSHAAPVPVSVLAEAESSRRACPRFTARGANGSAIRFAVGAKPPPTLGEQSWRVDYRLTAGSGQTRITGQSAFVIVRAGHNLVTVYASAIEEPLDERLLGAAVEAAVAGLTG, from the coding sequence ATGACCGGGCCAGGTGCCGGCCCAGGCACCCCTCCGGACCGGCTCGGCTGGCTCTACACACTCGTGCTGGCATCCCTGATCAGCGTCGGGATCAGCGCCGGCGGCCTCTACTTCCACGCCGACCGCTCGCTCGCCCGCCCCTGGGCGGTCGCCGTCGACGTCTGCACCCGGGTCCATCCGGCGGAACAGTCGGCTGCCCGCGAGCGTTGTCTGGCCGGGCAGTTCGGCCGGCGCGGAGCGGTCATGGCCACCGGGGCGGGGATCGCGCTGGGCGGGGCGGTGGTGCTCGTCCTGGTACTGCCGCTGACCGACCGGCGCCGGCTTCGTCGCCGGCTCACCCTGCCGGGCGCACAGGAACGGTTCGTCGAGCTCTGCGACCGGAACCGGTTGGTCGGGCGACACCGGCCGAGGTTGGTCGTCGCCGCCCCACCCGTACGGCAGGCGTACACCACCGGTGGCGTGCTCGGCCGGCCGACGGTGGTGCTCCCGGCGGCCGTCGCGGTGGCCCATGCCGACCCGGCGCGGTTCGACCCCGTCGTCGAGCACGAACTCGCGCACGTCCTCGCCCGGGACGTGGCCTGGGCATCGGCCGTCCGGGGCCTGATCTGGCTGCCGGTGCCGGCGGTGCTCGCCGCCGGCCTGCTCGAGGTGGCCTTCTTCGGGCTGAACGCGACCTACCTGGCGGCGCTCGGCCGGACGGCGCTCATCGCGGTGGTGGCCGCGCTGCTGGCTGCCGGGCTGCTGCGGCGACGTGAGCGGGAAGCCGACCGGTATGCCGCCGACGCCGGCCACACCGAGCACCTGGTCGCGCTGCTGGGCACCGGGACCGCTCGGCCGACACGACGGAGTTGGCTGCTCGCCCGGCATCCCGCTCCGGCGGTCCGGGCTGCGGCGCTGGGCCGGCCCGCGGACCCGCCGGGTGGCTGGACCCACGGGCTGGCGGTCGGCGCGGTCGCGATGCTGGCGATGAGCTCCGCTGCCGCCCTCGTGGGTGATCTCTTCCTGACCGGGCAGGCGACCGTCGGGCCGCCCGTCGCGGTCTGTGTCGGCTCCGTCCTGCTGAACCTCGGACTGCTGCCCACGCTGCTCCGCCGGGCCACCGCCGGCGCGGGCGGCTGGTGGCGGCCCGTTCTCGGCGTGGCCACCGGCTTCGCGGGGGCGGCGTTCATCGCCACCGCGCTGCCGGTCCCGGGAAGTTCGGGCGTGACCGCCCGGGCGGACGTGTCGGTCGCGATGCTCGTCGCCGCACTGGCGGGAGCACTCGCCGCCGCGGTGGCCGGGCTGTGCGTGTTGCTGGCGCGACTGGTGGTCGCCCTCCGGCCCGGACCGGCCGGCTGGCGTTCGGCCACGTACCTGGTCGCGGTAGCTGCCGGTGTCGCGGTGCTCTGGCCGTTGCCGGCGCTGGCGTCCGTGCCGACCGATGGCCAGGCGGCCCGCGACTGGCTGGTCTTCGCGCTGCCCCGCACCGGTTGGCCGCTGCTCGCGTTACTGGTCCCGGTGCTGGTCGGCCTGCTGCTCCGCGAGGGCCACCGGCGCCCTGCGTCCCAGCGGGACCGGGGGATCGTGGCGGCGGTCCTGATCGCCGTGCTGATCGGTGCCGGGGCCGCCATCTGGCGGACCGAACTGTTCCCGCCGGACACGCTGGCCGAGGCGAACCGGATGGCCCAACAGCGCTGGCTGCTCTGCGCGCTCACCGGCTGGGCGGTCCTGGTGGTGCTCGCGTTCGGCCGTCATGCCGGTGTCGGCCGGGCGTTGACCGCAGGCTGGCTGGCCGGCACGGCGGCGGCGCTGTCGCAGTACCTGCACGCCCTGCTCACCGGACGGGCGGACGGGCTGGGAACCGTCGAGGCGCACCTGCTGGCACCGCTGGTCTGGCTGGGCTACCTCGTCGCGTTCACCCTCCCGTTCCTGGTGTCCCGACCGCCCGTGCCCGGCCCGGATCCGTCCTCTTCGGACCGGCACCGGTCGGCCGTGCCGGCGGTCGCGATGCTGGCGGCCGCGCTTGCGGTGGCGGTGCTCGGGCCGGGGATCCCCGGGGTGTACGCGCCGGTCCCGGCGGCTCCGAACGGAGCCGCAGCGCCGTCGGCGGTCCCGGCCGTCCCGCCGGTGCCCGACGCCACCCCAGGGCCCGCGCGACCCGGTCCCGGTCGGCTGCTCACCCGTGCGGAGGCCCGCCGGGCGGCCGGTGCGGTGCGGGCGGTGCTGCCGCGGGGCTGGCGGGTGCCGCCCGACCGGGCCGACAGCGGCAGCTCCCGGATCGACCCGTCGGCCTGCCGGCCGCTGGCCATGGACTCCTACCTGGACCGCCTCGGTAAAGCCGAACGGGTTCGGGAGCGGATCCGCTACGCGACGGTACCCGGCCCCACGGCCACCGCGTCGACCGAACTGGTGGTAGAGATCAGGTCCCATGCCGCTCCGGTGCCCGTGTCGGTGCTCGCCGAGGCAGAGTCGTCGCGCCGGGCCTGCCCCCGCTTCACCGCCCGGGGCGCGAACGGCTCGGCCATCCGGTTCGCGGTCGGCGCGAAGCCGCCGCCCACGCTCGGTGAGCAGTCCTGGCGGGTGGACTACCGGCTCACCGCGGGCAGCGGGCAGACCCGGATCACCGGACAATCGGCCTTCGTGATCGTCCGGGCGGGGCACAACCTGGTGACCGTCTATGCCAGCGCCATCGAGGAGCCCCTCGACGAGCGGCTGCTCGGTGCGGCGGTCGAGGCCGCCGTCGCGGGACTGACCGGCTGA